A genome region from Hevea brasiliensis isolate MT/VB/25A 57/8 chromosome 9, ASM3005281v1, whole genome shotgun sequence includes the following:
- the LOC110659514 gene encoding uncharacterized protein LOC110659514 isoform X3, with product MNLEMGKCSITNISNSFPECAYSPYHARAHSDEDYSPESLKSAAREVSITTDSETRLIKSIVQDDKAQLISLSRFFLDTNKSSTMELTVVSKLLHLCCAFDSVDCATALVNGELGAMPLVNEVDTAGLSPLHAAAEAHAARCVEMLLRKRARTDLKTRDGRGLLPLELSLSRTRMDVFWNPDDHSIEDLVVQLSEKDLTAIKLLSEKTKEVDEVAYASAIGGRVVDLAALLVVAAQKVNESILELHDADLNSKERTTIYERVIREALSLSRSATSLSAVKRKIAPTKSESAGKRKLLLCEIELLQLFDAVAQTTGCTEKKVTSPLILASQAADEAIIKLLLKTNIDVNDVDTEGNSALHWCLKTSKGSCFQQIKIMWLLLKHGARVNQKNKLGLTAVHLAAANGNLHALKALLLEDPDCVNSKTETKETPLFFAVKNNCKDCAEVLLRWGASTEVFNLRKQRPVDLAESQDMRFLLNPMNISLTNRAFPFQQKYTAWLQGDEVIAETCEELFDMKDEGKTTYRTCSSVKTEICKYFESPTGCVRGSKCFYVHAEQEPRQMKQGREIIHSSTTRDLEQKIFVGGLPPSVDSADLLHKFFEEKFGSVADASVVGALTGDKIQSRGFGFVTFKRKKSVTAAVEARYVSVMGKQIEIKSALPKCLLSAELKKSPQQHEQEQSDEHLPQEKMIKEKDTKEMADWQTPSEKVKRDLPSWQSPNEMNEEEMPSFNTTEEGKSMLMSWVDTLICGQPKACSNESQMHKEGMPTWLITFKKWLPHFLRQVAMRDGVYALSSLKADFRAAFGLELDHASLGFSKLSEFMRSLPDLCHIKFVPIGKQKPANHMILLPSLSKPRCQPVQPLNICNPSCDAIECSSNGDSSKAKGFQDVPLVSNENNDSTDSSSMLSHQMLEQNPEDTSVSVHSTFLQFLKPDLIFHARPWLFVECDGDTGDTFDRGELGDSFKGMKHSPQERHLVLEVLASKRNNSSLFFLREFDFYDNYKANIVQGRCFGCNQRRVLWANFPCQHLLWCADCKLQMTQAASNFEHKCVVCDVKVQKIELISCQENCQTTHESPH from the exons atgaATCTG GAAATGggaaaatgctccatcaccaatatcTCCAACTCGTTTCCGGAATGCGCCTATTCTCCTTACCATGCAAGAGCCCATTCTGATGAAGATTATAGTCCTGAAAGTTTGAAATCAGCTGCCAGAGAAGTCAGTATCACCACTGACTCTGAAACCAGACTCATTAAATCAATCGTACAAGACGACAAGGCTCAGCTCATATCTCTCTCGAGGTTTTTCCTTGACACCAACAAGAGCTCCACAATGGAACTAACAGTTGTCTCGAAGCTCCTTCATCTCTGCTGCGCTTTCGATTCTGTCGACTGCGCTACGGCACTGGTCAATGGAGAGCTAGGAGCCATGCCGTTGGTGAACGAGGTGGACACTGCCGGGCTGTCACCGCTGCACGCTGCGGCCGAGGCTCACGCTGCGCGTTGCGTGGAGATGCTGCTGAGAAAACGCGCCCGTACGGATCTGAAGACTAGAGACGGACGAGGACTGCTCCCTCTGGAGCTGTCGCTGTCGAGAACCAG AATGGATGTTTTTTGGAACCCGGATGACCACTCCATCGAAGATTTGGTGGTTCAGCTTAGTGAAAAg GATTTGACCGCTATAAAACTTCTTAGCGAGAAGACAAAGGAAGTCGACGAGGTGGCGTATGCAAGCGCCATTGGAGGGCGGGTTGTGGATTTAGCTGCTCTGTTAGTAGTAGCGGCACAGAAAGTAAATGAGTCGATTTTGGAGTTGCACGATGCAGATTTAAATTCCAAAGAGAGGACCACGATTTACGAACGGGTGATTAGAGAGGCATTAAGCCTGAGTCGCTCTGCGACATCGCTGAGTGCCGTCAAACGAAAGATTGCTCCAACCAAGAGCGAGAGCGCCGGGAAAAGGAAGCTTTTGCTCTGCGAGATTGAGTTGCTTCAGCTATTCGACGCCGTTGCCCAAACCACCGGTTGTACGGAAAAGAAGGTGACATCACCCTTAATATTGGCGTCGCAG GCTGCAGATGAAGCCATTATTAAACTGCTTCTGAAGACTAACATAGATGTAAATGATGTGGATACTGAAGGGAACTCTGCTCTTCATTGGTGCCTCAAGACATCTAAGGGATCATGTTTTCAGCAGATCAA GATTATGTGGCTCCTGCTGAAGCATGGTGCCCGAGTGAACCAAAAAAATAAATTGGGGCTAACTGCAGTTCATCTTGCTGCTGCAAATGGTAATTTGCATGCACTTAAG GCCCTTTTACTGGAAGACCCAGATTGCGTCAACTCTAAAACAGAAACAAAAGAAACCCCACTGTTTTTTGCCGTGAAGAATAACTGTAAAGACTGTGCTGAGGTTCTTCTGCGCTGGGGAGCAAGTACAGAGGTCTTTAACTTGCG AAAGCAAAGACCTGTAGACTTGGCAGAGTCACAAGACATGCGTTTCTTGCTTAACCCAATGAATATTAGCCTCA CAAATCGTGCTTTCCCTTTTCAACAGAAGTATACTGCATGGTTACAAGGAGATGAGGTGATCGCAGAGACTTGTGAAGAGCTTTTTGATATGAAAGATGAAGGCAAAACCACTTACAG AACTTGCTCAAGTGTGAAGACAGAGATATGCAAATACTTTGAATCTCCTACTGGATGTGTTAGAGGCAGTAAGTGCTTTTATGTGCATGCTGAACAGGAGCCCAGGCAGATGAAGCAGGGAAGAGAAATAATTCATTCATCCACGACACGGGACCTTGAACAGAAAATCTTTGTAGGAGGCTTACCTCCTTCCGTGGATTCTG CAGATTTATTGCACAAATTTTTTGAAGAGAAATTTGGTTCGGTGGCTGATGCCAGTGTTGTGGGAGCTCTAACGGGAGACAAGATACAATCCCGAGGATTTGGTTTTGTCACCTTTAAACGCAAGAAATCTGTTACAGCAGCTGTTGAAGCACGCTATGTCTCTGTTATGGGCAAGCAAATTGAGATCAAAAGTGCTCTTCCAAAGTGCCTTTTATCAGCTGAGCTTAAGAAATCACCTCAACAACATGAACAAGAACAGAGTGATGAGCATCTACCACAAGAGAAGATGATTAAAGAGAAGGATACAAAGGAGATGGCTGATTGGCAGACACCCAGTGAGAAGGTAAAAAGGGACCTGCCCAGTTGGCAGTCGCCTAATGAGATGAATGAAGAAGAGATGCCCAGCTTTAATACCACAGAAGAGGGTAAATCAATGCTAATGTCTTGGGTCGATACACTAATATGTGGTCAACCAAAGGCATGTTCTAATGAATCTCAAATGCACAAAGAAGGCATGCCCACATGGCTCATAACTTTCAAGAAGTGGCTCCCTCACTTTTTACGGCAGGTGGCAATGAGGGATGGAGTATATGCTCTCTCATCCCTGAAGGCTGATTTCAGGGCTGCTTTTGGCCTGGAATTGGACCATGCCTCTCTTGGCTTCTCAAAGCTTAGTGAATTCATGAGATCTTTACCAGACCTTTGTCACATTAAGTTTGTTCCTATAGGCAAACAGAAACCTGCCAATCACATGATACTTTTGCCTAGCCTTTCTAAGCCTCGTTGTCAACCAGTTCAACCTTTAAATATATGTAATCCATCTTGTGATGCAATTGAGTGCAGTAGTAATGGTGATTCTAGCAAAGCTAAGGGCTTTCAGGATGTTCCATTGGTCTCTAATGAGAATAATGACTCGACTGATAGCAGCTCTATGTTGTCCCATCAGATGCTTGAACAGAATCCAGAGGACACATCAGTTAGTGTGCACTccacttttcttcaatttttgaagccAGACCTAATCTTTCATGCTCGACCATGGCTTTTTGTTGAATGTGATGGTGACACAGGAGATACTTTTGATAGAGGAGAATTGGGAGACAGTTTTAAGGGGATGAAGCACAGTCCTCAAGAAAGACATTTGGTTTTGGAGGTCCTTGCCAGTAAAAGGAATAATTCATCTCTGTTCTTTCTTCGTGAATTTGATTTTTATGAT AACTACAAGGCAAACATCGTACAGGGAAGGTGCTTTGGGTGCAACCAGCGTCGGGTGTTGTGGGCCAACTTTCCATGCCAGCACTTGTTGTGGTGTGCTGACTGTAAGCTACAAATGACACAGGCAGCCAGTAATTTTGAGCACAAATGCGTGGTGTGTGATGTCAAAGTGCAGAAAATAGAATTGATTTCATGTCAGGAAAACTGTCAGACCACACATGAGAGCCCACATTGA
- the LOC110659514 gene encoding uncharacterized protein LOC110659514 isoform X5 has protein sequence MGKCSITNISNSFPECAYSPYHARAHSDEDYSPESLKSAAREVSITTDSETRLIKSIVQDDKAQLISLSRFFLDTNKSSTMELTVVSKLLHLCCAFDSVDCATALVNGELGAMPLVNEVDTAGLSPLHAAAEAHAARCVEMLLRKRARTDLKTRDGRGLLPLELSLSRTRMDVFWNPDDHSIEDLVVQLSEKDLTAIKLLSEKTKEVDEVAYASAIGGRVVDLAALLVVAAQKVNESILELHDADLNSKERTTIYERVIREALSLSRSATSLSAVKRKIAPTKSESAGKRKLLLCEIELLQLFDAVAQTTGCTEKKVTSPLILASQAADEAIIKLLLKTNIDVNDVDTEGNSALHWCLKTSKGSCFQQIKIMWLLLKHGARVNQKNKLGLTAVHLAAANGNLHALKALLLEDPDCVNSKTETKETPLFFAVKNNCKDCAEVLLRWGASTEVFNLRKQRPVDLAESQDMRFLLNPMNISLTNRAFPFQQKYTAWLQGDEVIAETCEELFDMKDEGKTTYSRTCSSVKTEICKYFESPTGCVRGSKCFYVHAEQEPRQMKQGREIIHSSTTRDLEQKIFVGGLPPSVDSADLLHKFFEEKFGSVADASVVGALTGDKIQSRGFGFVTFKRKKSVTAAVEARYVSVMGKQIEIKSALPKCLLSAELKKSPQQHEQEQSDEHLPQEKMIKEKDTKEMADWQTPSEKVKRDLPSWQSPNEMNEEEMPSFNTTEEGKSMLMSWVDTLICGQPKACSNESQMHKEGMPTWLITFKKWLPHFLRQVAMRDGVYALSSLKADFRAAFGLELDHASLGFSKLSEFMRSLPDLCHIKFVPIGKQKPANHMILLPSLSKPRCQPVQPLNICNPSCDAIECSSNGDSSKAKGFQDVPLVSNENNDSTDSSSMLSHQMLEQNPEDTSVSVHSTFLQFLKPDLIFHARPWLFVECDGDTGDTFDRGELGDSFKGMKHSPQERHLVLEVLASKRNNSSLFFLREFDFYDNYKANIVQGRCFGCNQRRVLWANFPCQHLLWCADCKLQMTQAASNFEHKCVVCDVKVQKIELISCQENCQTTHESPH, from the exons ATGggaaaatgctccatcaccaatatcTCCAACTCGTTTCCGGAATGCGCCTATTCTCCTTACCATGCAAGAGCCCATTCTGATGAAGATTATAGTCCTGAAAGTTTGAAATCAGCTGCCAGAGAAGTCAGTATCACCACTGACTCTGAAACCAGACTCATTAAATCAATCGTACAAGACGACAAGGCTCAGCTCATATCTCTCTCGAGGTTTTTCCTTGACACCAACAAGAGCTCCACAATGGAACTAACAGTTGTCTCGAAGCTCCTTCATCTCTGCTGCGCTTTCGATTCTGTCGACTGCGCTACGGCACTGGTCAATGGAGAGCTAGGAGCCATGCCGTTGGTGAACGAGGTGGACACTGCCGGGCTGTCACCGCTGCACGCTGCGGCCGAGGCTCACGCTGCGCGTTGCGTGGAGATGCTGCTGAGAAAACGCGCCCGTACGGATCTGAAGACTAGAGACGGACGAGGACTGCTCCCTCTGGAGCTGTCGCTGTCGAGAACCAG AATGGATGTTTTTTGGAACCCGGATGACCACTCCATCGAAGATTTGGTGGTTCAGCTTAGTGAAAAg GATTTGACCGCTATAAAACTTCTTAGCGAGAAGACAAAGGAAGTCGACGAGGTGGCGTATGCAAGCGCCATTGGAGGGCGGGTTGTGGATTTAGCTGCTCTGTTAGTAGTAGCGGCACAGAAAGTAAATGAGTCGATTTTGGAGTTGCACGATGCAGATTTAAATTCCAAAGAGAGGACCACGATTTACGAACGGGTGATTAGAGAGGCATTAAGCCTGAGTCGCTCTGCGACATCGCTGAGTGCCGTCAAACGAAAGATTGCTCCAACCAAGAGCGAGAGCGCCGGGAAAAGGAAGCTTTTGCTCTGCGAGATTGAGTTGCTTCAGCTATTCGACGCCGTTGCCCAAACCACCGGTTGTACGGAAAAGAAGGTGACATCACCCTTAATATTGGCGTCGCAG GCTGCAGATGAAGCCATTATTAAACTGCTTCTGAAGACTAACATAGATGTAAATGATGTGGATACTGAAGGGAACTCTGCTCTTCATTGGTGCCTCAAGACATCTAAGGGATCATGTTTTCAGCAGATCAA GATTATGTGGCTCCTGCTGAAGCATGGTGCCCGAGTGAACCAAAAAAATAAATTGGGGCTAACTGCAGTTCATCTTGCTGCTGCAAATGGTAATTTGCATGCACTTAAG GCCCTTTTACTGGAAGACCCAGATTGCGTCAACTCTAAAACAGAAACAAAAGAAACCCCACTGTTTTTTGCCGTGAAGAATAACTGTAAAGACTGTGCTGAGGTTCTTCTGCGCTGGGGAGCAAGTACAGAGGTCTTTAACTTGCG AAAGCAAAGACCTGTAGACTTGGCAGAGTCACAAGACATGCGTTTCTTGCTTAACCCAATGAATATTAGCCTCA CAAATCGTGCTTTCCCTTTTCAACAGAAGTATACTGCATGGTTACAAGGAGATGAGGTGATCGCAGAGACTTGTGAAGAGCTTTTTGATATGAAAGATGAAGGCAAAACCACTTACAG TAGAACTTGCTCAAGTGTGAAGACAGAGATATGCAAATACTTTGAATCTCCTACTGGATGTGTTAGAGGCAGTAAGTGCTTTTATGTGCATGCTGAACAGGAGCCCAGGCAGATGAAGCAGGGAAGAGAAATAATTCATTCATCCACGACACGGGACCTTGAACAGAAAATCTTTGTAGGAGGCTTACCTCCTTCCGTGGATTCTG CAGATTTATTGCACAAATTTTTTGAAGAGAAATTTGGTTCGGTGGCTGATGCCAGTGTTGTGGGAGCTCTAACGGGAGACAAGATACAATCCCGAGGATTTGGTTTTGTCACCTTTAAACGCAAGAAATCTGTTACAGCAGCTGTTGAAGCACGCTATGTCTCTGTTATGGGCAAGCAAATTGAGATCAAAAGTGCTCTTCCAAAGTGCCTTTTATCAGCTGAGCTTAAGAAATCACCTCAACAACATGAACAAGAACAGAGTGATGAGCATCTACCACAAGAGAAGATGATTAAAGAGAAGGATACAAAGGAGATGGCTGATTGGCAGACACCCAGTGAGAAGGTAAAAAGGGACCTGCCCAGTTGGCAGTCGCCTAATGAGATGAATGAAGAAGAGATGCCCAGCTTTAATACCACAGAAGAGGGTAAATCAATGCTAATGTCTTGGGTCGATACACTAATATGTGGTCAACCAAAGGCATGTTCTAATGAATCTCAAATGCACAAAGAAGGCATGCCCACATGGCTCATAACTTTCAAGAAGTGGCTCCCTCACTTTTTACGGCAGGTGGCAATGAGGGATGGAGTATATGCTCTCTCATCCCTGAAGGCTGATTTCAGGGCTGCTTTTGGCCTGGAATTGGACCATGCCTCTCTTGGCTTCTCAAAGCTTAGTGAATTCATGAGATCTTTACCAGACCTTTGTCACATTAAGTTTGTTCCTATAGGCAAACAGAAACCTGCCAATCACATGATACTTTTGCCTAGCCTTTCTAAGCCTCGTTGTCAACCAGTTCAACCTTTAAATATATGTAATCCATCTTGTGATGCAATTGAGTGCAGTAGTAATGGTGATTCTAGCAAAGCTAAGGGCTTTCAGGATGTTCCATTGGTCTCTAATGAGAATAATGACTCGACTGATAGCAGCTCTATGTTGTCCCATCAGATGCTTGAACAGAATCCAGAGGACACATCAGTTAGTGTGCACTccacttttcttcaatttttgaagccAGACCTAATCTTTCATGCTCGACCATGGCTTTTTGTTGAATGTGATGGTGACACAGGAGATACTTTTGATAGAGGAGAATTGGGAGACAGTTTTAAGGGGATGAAGCACAGTCCTCAAGAAAGACATTTGGTTTTGGAGGTCCTTGCCAGTAAAAGGAATAATTCATCTCTGTTCTTTCTTCGTGAATTTGATTTTTATGAT AACTACAAGGCAAACATCGTACAGGGAAGGTGCTTTGGGTGCAACCAGCGTCGGGTGTTGTGGGCCAACTTTCCATGCCAGCACTTGTTGTGGTGTGCTGACTGTAAGCTACAAATGACACAGGCAGCCAGTAATTTTGAGCACAAATGCGTGGTGTGTGATGTCAAAGTGCAGAAAATAGAATTGATTTCATGTCAGGAAAACTGTCAGACCACACATGAGAGCCCACATTGA
- the LOC110659514 gene encoding uncharacterized protein LOC110659514 isoform X1: MNLEMGKCSITNISNSFPECAYSPYHARAHSDEDYSPESLKSAAREVSITTDSETRLIKSIVQDDKAQLISLSRFFLDTNKSSTMELTVVSKLLHLCCAFDSVDCATALVNGELGAMPLVNEVDTAGLSPLHAAAEAHAARCVEMLLRKRARTDLKTRDGRGLLPLELSLSRTRMDVFWNPDDHSIEDLVVQLSEKDLTAIKLLSEKTKEVDEVAYASAIGGRVVDLAALLVVAAQKVNESILELHDADLNSKERTTIYERVIREALSLSRSATSLSAVKRKIAPTKSESAGKRKLLLCEIELLQLFDAVAQTTGCTEKKVTSPLILASQAADEAIIKLLLKTNIDVNDVDTEGNSALHWCLKTSKGSCFQQIKIMWLLLKHGARVNQKNKLGLTAVHLAAANGNLHALKALLLEDPDCVNSKTETKETPLFFAVKNNCKDCAEVLLRWGASTEVFNLRKQRPVDLAESQDMRFLLNPMNISLTNRAFPFQQKYTAWLQGDEVIAETCEELFDMKDEGKTTYSRTCSSVKTEICKYFESPTGCVRGSKCFYVHAEQEPRQMKQGREIIHSSTTRDLEQKIFVGGLPPSVDSADLLHKFFEEKFGSVADASVVGALTGDKIQSRGFGFVTFKRKKSVTAAVEARYVSVMGKQIEIKSALPKCLLSAELKKSPQQHEQEQSDEHLPQEKMIKEKDTKEMADWQTPSEKVKRDLPSWQSPNEMNEEEMPSFNTTEEGKSMLMSWVDTLICGQPKACSNESQMHKEGMPTWLITFKKWLPHFLRQVAMRDGVYALSSLKADFRAAFGLELDHASLGFSKLSEFMRSLPDLCHIKFVPIGKQKPANHMILLPSLSKPRCQPVQPLNICNPSCDAIECSSNGDSSKAKGFQDVPLVSNENNDSTDSSSMLSHQMLEQNPEDTSVSVHSTFLQFLKPDLIFHARPWLFVECDGDTGDTFDRGELGDSFKGMKHSPQERHLVLEVLASKRNNSSLFFLREFDFYDNYKANIVQGRCFGCNQRRVLWANFPCQHLLWCADCKLQMTQAASNFEHKCVVCDVKVQKIELISCQENCQTTHESPH, translated from the exons atgaATCTG GAAATGggaaaatgctccatcaccaatatcTCCAACTCGTTTCCGGAATGCGCCTATTCTCCTTACCATGCAAGAGCCCATTCTGATGAAGATTATAGTCCTGAAAGTTTGAAATCAGCTGCCAGAGAAGTCAGTATCACCACTGACTCTGAAACCAGACTCATTAAATCAATCGTACAAGACGACAAGGCTCAGCTCATATCTCTCTCGAGGTTTTTCCTTGACACCAACAAGAGCTCCACAATGGAACTAACAGTTGTCTCGAAGCTCCTTCATCTCTGCTGCGCTTTCGATTCTGTCGACTGCGCTACGGCACTGGTCAATGGAGAGCTAGGAGCCATGCCGTTGGTGAACGAGGTGGACACTGCCGGGCTGTCACCGCTGCACGCTGCGGCCGAGGCTCACGCTGCGCGTTGCGTGGAGATGCTGCTGAGAAAACGCGCCCGTACGGATCTGAAGACTAGAGACGGACGAGGACTGCTCCCTCTGGAGCTGTCGCTGTCGAGAACCAG AATGGATGTTTTTTGGAACCCGGATGACCACTCCATCGAAGATTTGGTGGTTCAGCTTAGTGAAAAg GATTTGACCGCTATAAAACTTCTTAGCGAGAAGACAAAGGAAGTCGACGAGGTGGCGTATGCAAGCGCCATTGGAGGGCGGGTTGTGGATTTAGCTGCTCTGTTAGTAGTAGCGGCACAGAAAGTAAATGAGTCGATTTTGGAGTTGCACGATGCAGATTTAAATTCCAAAGAGAGGACCACGATTTACGAACGGGTGATTAGAGAGGCATTAAGCCTGAGTCGCTCTGCGACATCGCTGAGTGCCGTCAAACGAAAGATTGCTCCAACCAAGAGCGAGAGCGCCGGGAAAAGGAAGCTTTTGCTCTGCGAGATTGAGTTGCTTCAGCTATTCGACGCCGTTGCCCAAACCACCGGTTGTACGGAAAAGAAGGTGACATCACCCTTAATATTGGCGTCGCAG GCTGCAGATGAAGCCATTATTAAACTGCTTCTGAAGACTAACATAGATGTAAATGATGTGGATACTGAAGGGAACTCTGCTCTTCATTGGTGCCTCAAGACATCTAAGGGATCATGTTTTCAGCAGATCAA GATTATGTGGCTCCTGCTGAAGCATGGTGCCCGAGTGAACCAAAAAAATAAATTGGGGCTAACTGCAGTTCATCTTGCTGCTGCAAATGGTAATTTGCATGCACTTAAG GCCCTTTTACTGGAAGACCCAGATTGCGTCAACTCTAAAACAGAAACAAAAGAAACCCCACTGTTTTTTGCCGTGAAGAATAACTGTAAAGACTGTGCTGAGGTTCTTCTGCGCTGGGGAGCAAGTACAGAGGTCTTTAACTTGCG AAAGCAAAGACCTGTAGACTTGGCAGAGTCACAAGACATGCGTTTCTTGCTTAACCCAATGAATATTAGCCTCA CAAATCGTGCTTTCCCTTTTCAACAGAAGTATACTGCATGGTTACAAGGAGATGAGGTGATCGCAGAGACTTGTGAAGAGCTTTTTGATATGAAAGATGAAGGCAAAACCACTTACAG TAGAACTTGCTCAAGTGTGAAGACAGAGATATGCAAATACTTTGAATCTCCTACTGGATGTGTTAGAGGCAGTAAGTGCTTTTATGTGCATGCTGAACAGGAGCCCAGGCAGATGAAGCAGGGAAGAGAAATAATTCATTCATCCACGACACGGGACCTTGAACAGAAAATCTTTGTAGGAGGCTTACCTCCTTCCGTGGATTCTG CAGATTTATTGCACAAATTTTTTGAAGAGAAATTTGGTTCGGTGGCTGATGCCAGTGTTGTGGGAGCTCTAACGGGAGACAAGATACAATCCCGAGGATTTGGTTTTGTCACCTTTAAACGCAAGAAATCTGTTACAGCAGCTGTTGAAGCACGCTATGTCTCTGTTATGGGCAAGCAAATTGAGATCAAAAGTGCTCTTCCAAAGTGCCTTTTATCAGCTGAGCTTAAGAAATCACCTCAACAACATGAACAAGAACAGAGTGATGAGCATCTACCACAAGAGAAGATGATTAAAGAGAAGGATACAAAGGAGATGGCTGATTGGCAGACACCCAGTGAGAAGGTAAAAAGGGACCTGCCCAGTTGGCAGTCGCCTAATGAGATGAATGAAGAAGAGATGCCCAGCTTTAATACCACAGAAGAGGGTAAATCAATGCTAATGTCTTGGGTCGATACACTAATATGTGGTCAACCAAAGGCATGTTCTAATGAATCTCAAATGCACAAAGAAGGCATGCCCACATGGCTCATAACTTTCAAGAAGTGGCTCCCTCACTTTTTACGGCAGGTGGCAATGAGGGATGGAGTATATGCTCTCTCATCCCTGAAGGCTGATTTCAGGGCTGCTTTTGGCCTGGAATTGGACCATGCCTCTCTTGGCTTCTCAAAGCTTAGTGAATTCATGAGATCTTTACCAGACCTTTGTCACATTAAGTTTGTTCCTATAGGCAAACAGAAACCTGCCAATCACATGATACTTTTGCCTAGCCTTTCTAAGCCTCGTTGTCAACCAGTTCAACCTTTAAATATATGTAATCCATCTTGTGATGCAATTGAGTGCAGTAGTAATGGTGATTCTAGCAAAGCTAAGGGCTTTCAGGATGTTCCATTGGTCTCTAATGAGAATAATGACTCGACTGATAGCAGCTCTATGTTGTCCCATCAGATGCTTGAACAGAATCCAGAGGACACATCAGTTAGTGTGCACTccacttttcttcaatttttgaagccAGACCTAATCTTTCATGCTCGACCATGGCTTTTTGTTGAATGTGATGGTGACACAGGAGATACTTTTGATAGAGGAGAATTGGGAGACAGTTTTAAGGGGATGAAGCACAGTCCTCAAGAAAGACATTTGGTTTTGGAGGTCCTTGCCAGTAAAAGGAATAATTCATCTCTGTTCTTTCTTCGTGAATTTGATTTTTATGAT AACTACAAGGCAAACATCGTACAGGGAAGGTGCTTTGGGTGCAACCAGCGTCGGGTGTTGTGGGCCAACTTTCCATGCCAGCACTTGTTGTGGTGTGCTGACTGTAAGCTACAAATGACACAGGCAGCCAGTAATTTTGAGCACAAATGCGTGGTGTGTGATGTCAAAGTGCAGAAAATAGAATTGATTTCATGTCAGGAAAACTGTCAGACCACACATGAGAGCCCACATTGA